The genomic segment TTATAGTTAACGACATAGAAAATTTTATATAATGCAGGTTTTATATTTACTTATATGAAGAGAAAGCCAACTATAAATAAGGATTTTACAAGTGTTGAAGAGCTTCAAATTAGAATAAAGAAGTTGGAACAGGATGTGAAAGTTTTAAACAAGTTGTATTTCATAAATGATATTTATCATGATGTTTCTATCACAGAATCTTGTAAAAAACTGGGAATTACAAGAGTTACTGGGCATAATTGGTTAAATCAATGGAATGAAGGCGGATTTGATTCTTTAGGCAGAAAATCTGGTAGTGGAGGTCAATCGAAACTTACTCCTGAGCAAAAAGAAGAATTATCTGAAATTATCATTGAAAATGAGATTTATAGCTCTAAACAGGTTTTAGAATTAATAAAAGAAAAATTTAATGTTGAATACAGTATTAGACAAGTGGAAAGAATTTTAAGAGATTTAAAATTTGGATATGGTAAACCTTATACGATATATTCAAAAATGCCAGAAGATGCTGAAGAATCACTTAAAAAAAACTTCAAGGAATAAATCTTCAAAATAGCATAATTGGATTTTTAGATCAGACTGCATGTCAAAATATTGGTAATTCAGGCCGAATTTGGTATAAAAAAGGAACGAAAAACATTTTAAAGAAAAATCCAGATAAATTTTCAGTTACAGGAATAGGATTCCAGTCAATAAACGGCAAATCATTAATAGACTTTCCCGAAGGAT from the Methanobacterium petrolearium genome contains:
- a CDS encoding helix-turn-helix domain-containing protein; this encodes MKRKPTINKDFTSVEELQIRIKKLEQDVKVLNKLYFINDIYHDVSITESCKKLGITRVTGHNWLNQWNEGGFDSLGRKSGSGGQSKLTPEQKEELSEIIIENEIYSSKQVLELIKEKFNVEYSIRQVERILRDLKFGYGKPYTIYSKMPEDAEESLKKNFKE